The Flaviflexus equikiangi genome contains the following window.
CGGAGCCTCCACGGAGCCCGTCGAGACAGCGAAGATCGTATCTCCGTCATCCATCGTATGAACCGGTCTGATCGAGCGGGCCAAGCCGTCGTGGGCCGCAGAGGCCACCTTCGAGGCGTGGGGTTTCGTCAGGGCCGCGTTCGTGGCGACGATGCCGATGGTCGTGTTCGTGAACCCGACGCTCGACCCCACATACGCTTCAGTCGGCAGGAAACCGTGGCCATTATGCGTTCCCGCTATCTTCTCCGCGCCGTCATAGATATCGCCGAGTGCGTTGACGACGACTGCGGCGGAGACGATGAGGTCCCCGCTGGTGACGGCCGCCTGGCCGAGACCCCCCTTCATGACACCACCGGCAGGCCCCAGATATTTGCCCACCGTCGCGCCAGTCCCTGCCCCCACGTTCCCCCGCGACCTATCGTCGGAGGCGGAGAGGGTGGCCTGCCTGCCAAGCTCGGGAGTGGGATAGGCGCCGCCGCTGAGCGGCAGGTCGAAGATCACGGCCGCCGGAACGATCGGAACAATTCCCATCCCCGTATCCAAGCCCCGGCCCTGCTCCGCCAGGGTAGACATGACACCATCGACGGCTGCGAGGCCGAAGGCGGAACCGCCGGTCAGAACGATCGCCGTCACCTGTTGGACGGCGGCAGTCGGATCGAGGAGGTCCGTCTCTCGCGTTCCGGGAGCAGACCCGCGTACGTCGACACCGGCAACACCTCCCGTGTCGATGATCGCGACGGTCACGCCCGTGCCCGCCCCGCTCGCATGCCCCATTCGCACACCACCAGCATCCACCAGTGCGCCATTCTTCACG
Protein-coding sequences here:
- a CDS encoding P1 family peptidase, producing MEIVKNGALVDAGGVRMGHASGAGTGVTVAIIDTGGVAGVDVRGSAPGTRETDLLDPTAAVQQVTAIVLTGGSAFGLAAVDGVMSTLAEQGRGLDTGMGIVPIVPAAVIFDLPLSGGAYPTPELGRQATLSASDDRSRGNVGAGTGATVGKYLGPAGGVMKGGLGQAAVTSGDLIVSAAVVVNALGDIYDGAEKIAGTHNGHGFLPTEAYVGSSVGFTNTTIGIVATNAALTKPHASKVASAAHDGLARSIRPVHTMDDGDTIFAVSTGSVEAPLNAVCFLAAEAVRMAVIDGVRAAASLPGIPSATALAFEPLR